The genome window TTCCAACCCGAATTACAGGCCTTGGGCCTTGACCATGGGTCAAATTGTACGTTAGAATggtagaaataaaaatgtaataatttaattggcgcattgaaaaataatatttagaaAAGAGTATCATAATTCATGGAAGTAGTGGGCAGTAGATGATTGGCTTCTTTTAAGCTTTACCCCCATTGACGTATGGCTGCtcttttcgagaaattttagaaatagaACAGGAATAACACTTGGCGGAATGGagtttttatctgaaaaatttcagatttgacCTCTCATGCTCTAGCAGGGGATCTGCTTCCATATGCCTCCCGAGCTACTACTGTGGCTGAGATCGTGACGAGTTCCACGCAGAAATACATCATCCGCTTTTAAACTGAAGTGTCAAGTTCTGACTTATGTAAATATAACATAAATTTGACAGAAAAGtggtattttttattaaaaaatatgtgttGGAAAAAACGTcccaattttaagtttttcctgaaaagtaaaaaatttcggtGATTCCAATGAGTTTCCGTTTATACGGTGCCATTGATGACAAGGAAGATTACGAGTTTCAACggagaatatttaaaaagtaaaaaatataatagcgtgtaaaaatgttttgaattgtttttttgttttcaattttacacgTTCTCCTTCCCCAtcactttcaattttctcttcatttcaattttcatggTCAATTTCACAAGCGGTGAGTTTTAATTTGCTGAAATCTAAGCCATCCACGTAGGCTTAAAGTTGCCTACCTGAATAACAATAGGCGTAGGTCGCCTATCAAACTTGTCAGGCATGAGGCACTCAGGTAGGCACTTTAATGTCTTCGTTGAAGGCACTTTAGTGTCTTCGTTAAGATCTCGAATTCTGAATCAATCTTTTTCAGATGCAAGTACCACTGAAACTTCAACTATTCGCGATCCGACCGCAACCAGCAAACACACCGGTaaatggaaaatgtgaaaaggtTAACAAAGACGATTTGATCAATGAGGACGACCGTAATCTGCACAAAGTGGTCTGCCGTCGCTGCAAGTCGGTCATCTTCCCGGAGGACGTTGTGATGACCGTCGAGAATCAGCCATATCAGCTTCGTGTGATGACACATCAAGCGAAAGGACCTCTGGCTCAAGAGAAAATCAGTTGGTGGTGGTATACTGAGAATGATATGATCTTCGATACAGTCGGATGGCAGACAGTCGACAAGAAGAAGGTGTTGATGTGTGGAGACTGCGAGTTGGGACCGATCGGTTTTCGTTCGGAGGACAATAAGAAGTTCTGGGTGGCTGTTGAACGTGTCAAGTATGAAAAGTcctagtttcaaatttttgtttatgaaatttggaataaagTATCAggattttaattgaatataaatattattccgataaatgatttttttcaaactttttccataTTCTTGTTATGTTTCTCTTTGTTAAATTCTCACTTTTAAGAgggtttttttccgattttccagcCATAGAGAAAGGTGTGATCCAAGAAATTCTGGCAGACTATTGTTCGAGTTAAGTATTTCCAACTCCCACCATTTGCAATCAAAGACAGCtaacaaagaaaaagaacgttcatttattcaatttaacTATTGTTTTTAACATTCATTAAATCTTAATATTCGTATATATTTAAACAACTTTTAACGTatccatttttgattttccactCCTCTGCCTTTCTGGATAAGGTGTCACTGCTCGCTTCTTTAAATCTTCTTTCATTTGTGGAGGCCAATTCTCATCAGTGATAGGTGGCGTTGTTCGAGTGCTCAATGATTTTGTGTCACTGTCAGTTTTTCCGAGAACCCAAAATGTTTCCATTACACCTTTTCCTTTTATAATCACTTCTCCTCTTGAACTTGTTTCATATTGATGAGGATAATGATCTGTGAGCAGAGAATGTGCAGCTTCTGACATATGAATCATTGATGGTTTTCCATTACTTTCCATTCTCGACGCAGTGTTCACTGTATCCCCAAATAGGCAATAACGGGGCATGGATAGACCAACGACACCGGCAACACAAGGCcctgaaaaagtaaaattcgtttaaatttttaaatacatacGCCAAACTCACCACTATTAATTCCAATTCTTagttcaactttttctctTGGTAGGTGAGGAACCTTGAAGCTCTTACAGT of Caenorhabditis elegans chromosome II contains these proteins:
- the ZK970.8 gene encoding Mss4 protein (Confirmed by transcript evidence), encoding MQVPLKLQLFAIRPQPANTPVNGKCEKVNKDDLINEDDRNLHKVVCRRCKSVIFPEDVVMTVENQPYQLRVMTHQAKGPLAQEKISWWWYTENDMIFDTVGWQTVDKKKVLMCGDCELGPIGFRSEDNKKFWVAVERVKYEKS